From a single Miscanthus floridulus cultivar M001 chromosome 8, ASM1932011v1, whole genome shotgun sequence genomic region:
- the LOC136469773 gene encoding putative F-box protein At5g55150, whose amino-acid sequence MAQPLNPKRRSLPLPDWRSGLPEDLPESIGQRLTSGHDAASFRSACSPWHAAVPFATFGPLLLLPFDPDSDHVGFYCVPEKKILSKTLPDVRGKVACGSSCGWLALMDKMASVTLLNPFCPPDAADRECVAMAMLACSTEVAFCRVGVDSAWTLLDSKLEFFMGSIVHCQDKFLTIDCTGEIFVCSSNAADATLAATLLPSL is encoded by the exons atggctcagcctcttaatcccaagagaaggtccctacctctccctgactggagatcCGGCCTACCAGAGGATCTCCCcgagtccatcgggcagcgtctcacgtcaggccacgacgcggcgtccttccgatccgcttgctccccatggcacgccgccgtcccgttcgcgaccttcgggccactcctgctgctcccgttcgaccccgaCTCGGACCACGTCGGCTTCTACTGTGTCCCGGAGAAGAAGatcttgtccaagacgctgcccgacgtgcgcggcaaggtggcgtgcggctcctcgtgtgggtggctggcgctcatggatAAGATGGCGTCCGTGACGCTACTGAATCCATTC TGTCCGCCTGACGCCGCCGAccgcgagtgcgtggccatggccatgcttgcatgctccacggaggtcgcgttctgccgggttggagtcgacagcgcatggacgctgctcgacagCAAACTAGAGTTCTTcatggggtccatcgtccactgccaagacaagttcttgacgatcgactgcactggagaaatcttTGTCTGCAGCAGTAACGCCGCTGACGCTACTCTAGccgcgacgctgctgccatcgctgtag